In the genome of Brachypodium distachyon strain Bd21 chromosome 3, Brachypodium_distachyon_v3.0, whole genome shotgun sequence, the window TTTTCTGTTCCTATTGGGCAAGGGAAGGATGGTGGATTTGCAACTTACGCATTCGCTGGTTCGCAGAGAATTTTCAGCACCTGTGTGTGCAAATCATCAGTCCCCGATCCATCTGTTCCACTGGTCACTGGTGCCTGTAGAATTAAATAAATGATGACACGAGAAGAGTTCAATTGTTCCCTCCGTGCAATAGTTGCAATGACAGCTTACTTGGGACTTCAAAGAGGTTGGAGTGGTTGCTTCGCTGAGACTATTGGAGAGTGAGGTTCCTATAGCAGAATTAGTTTTTGCGGGACTGCCAACCTACAATTAAACATAATCATTATCAAAAAAATTAGACCAAGCCTTGTAACCAAGGAGGCAAGGACCAAAAAGACATGTCATGGAAGTATTTGTATGGGACATTAGAGTGTACCTTTGATTTTGTGTTCTCTATGTGTATTCGCACACACTGAATGAAATGCAGCGTGACCTCGTTGTAATCAGTTATGGGTCTGACATGGGAAAAAAGTATATAAATTTGCATGTTCCATAACGTCAGTGGCACAAATACATAATATATTGCAAAAATTACCTGACTGAGAAAGCAGTGGCATGCTTCTTGTCCTGAAGTCCCTTGAGGGTACCGATGACAGCGACATACATGCCATTCCTTCATTGACAAATAGTACAAGAAACGGGTGATGATCCTTCGAAAAGGAAGACGGTAATATATTTTCCACGACAAAAGAAGACAAGTGTATACATGACAAAGCATAAATGAAGGTTACAACTAATACGTACTGAATAGCAGCAGTTTCAGCAGAGTCTGTAGCATCATTCACCCTGTAAAACACatcaaaatttacaaacatGTGAACTTATAGTCTGATACCTATTGCTGACAGAGTCACAGAAGATAATATCAAGTATGATTAGCCACTATGGTCTTTTCTGAAAAGTAGGATGTCGTTATTATTGAATTGCTTGCACTGTGTTAAGCCTGCATTATCCTAGTGAAGAGTAGACGTTTGACAACTCTAACACCCAACAACCAGCAACGACAACCGAAGCACAAAAGCCTAAAATTACCCCCGTAATAACATATGAAACTTAAAAAAGTAAGCGATTTGCCAGAAATGCTCTCACCATCGGATGAAATCGAGGCGGCCGGTGCCGTCATCTAGCGTGAAGGACACATCCGTCGCCCTCTCCGCCTTGCCGTTCACCATCCCTACGAGCCTAATCTGCAAAATCACCAGCCCATACAACAGTGTAAGAAGAAGCCATCAATGGCGAAGAAAAGAACCGAGGACAAGCGAAGCGTGGGTCCACCATACGTTGGCTATCTCGACGCCGTCGACGACGAAAGGAGCGCCCTTGTCGCCGCTGCCGGACAGCTGCGCGTCGGCGATCTGCTTGACGGTGAGCGGCGTCGTGCTCGACGCGCCTCGGAACTGCGAGATCGGAAAGGGAAAGATCTGGGGTTAAGGAAACAGGGGCGGCGGACGGGGGAGGTTCgaggatggagaagaagaggaggaggaggaccttGGAGGGGGTGgtggagtcggcggcggcgttctgTGAGGAGGTGAACTGCGATGGCGAGAAGGCGTCGAGCTGGCTCGAGAACATCATGGCTGgttctccttcttcccctgCTGCTCTTCTCGATTGGATTCTTCTCGCGGCGGCGATTTAATGGGATTTGCTGGGATCGGTATCGGAGAAACCCTGGGCTAAGAGGAGGCGCTGTGGATGGAAGGGAGCTGGGAAGACGGGATTCGGAAGACGAAATAGCGGGAGATCGGGGGAAAGTGCGGGAACAGCGCCCTCGCTTCCCGCCATTTCTttggcgcgggcggcgggacTGCGGGTGCTTCGGTGttcgctgacaggtgggcctcCTTCTACATATGCCAGTCTCTATTTCCAAAATTGGcttcagaaaaggaaaagaattTTGTGCCTGACAATTGGAAAGTTTTGTTAAATTGACAAGAAATGGAACCTTTTTTATTGTGTTGCGTATGGTAGATTTGTATGtcaacttctttttttgaagtCTAGGCCATTGTTATGCTTTCAGGAAAGGTTAGATAGATTTATAAGAAGCATGCATCCATGTTCTGTCCAGCTCTCCTTGATTATCatacaaaaaaagaagctacAAGAGGATCAATCTTCCAATCACAAATTTCTTATGATTGCTTGCTTCCacatgaaaaagaagaaggataTACATACCAAATGTGCATGATCGATTAGTAGAAACGATGAAttagaaacaagaaaaaaagaggaaagaagaacaaaaaggaTAGCCGCCAAAATGCCGAGCCATTCCTGATTCCTCTGCTATACGGCATATACATTCGCTAAGATGATGCAAAATTTTCTCCTCGTCGGTCGATCAAACGGGTGTGAAAACCGGAAGGCGTTGATGTTGTCTTCAGTCCAGATGATTGATCTAAAAATCTAAGGGTTGAAGTAGCCTGAACCACCAAGGTTGGAGGAGACAAGCAGCATCACACTTGTTATAGCTGCAAGCCAGACCAGAGCCCTATCTGaagaagcaaagcaaaatGGAACACAAATCAAGTCATGTCCAACATAAACATACCCAGCAAACAAGCAAAGCCTATAGATTCAGACAGATGTTTCACCTTCAGGGCTATTGGATACGGTAACTTCATCGGAGACGGTGCCCGCGGTGACATCATCACCAGCTTCCGATTCCTCCACCTGCTCGCTATCTATTGAGCTTCTGGTTTCAGATGACGACACGATGCCTTGGAACTCCTCGCTCACGAGCAGCGCAGCCAGCAGATCCATGAATGTCTCTCGCTCGTTGCCGTTGTTGAAATCGCTCGGCTTGGTCCCGCTGATCTGGACGTAATCTAGCACATCCTCGTCTGAAACGTAGCCCACGGCGTAC includes:
- the LOC100828397 gene encoding replication protein A 32 kDa subunit A codes for the protein MMFSSQLDAFSPSQFTSSQNAAADSTTPSKFRGASSTTPLTVKQIADAQLSGSGDKGAPFVVDGVEIANIRLVGMVNGKAERATDVSFTLDDGTGRLDFIRWVNDATDSAETAAIQNGMYVAVIGTLKGLQDKKHATAFSVRPITDYNEVTLHFIQCVRIHIENTKSKVGSPAKTNSAIGTSLSNSLSEATTPTSLKSQAPVTSGTDGSGTDDLHTQVLKILCEPANAESEHGVHIDEITKRFKLPAEKIKEAIYYNVDIGHIYSTIDDFHFKSALVD